The DNA segment TGCGAGAGCTGTTCATGGGCGATCTCCGCGAGCGGCCGATCGGCGTAGCCGTCCTCGCGCCGGCGAACGAAGTGCGCGTTCTCGGCGAACCGACAGGCGTCGATCACGAAGGTCGCGTCGAGCTCGTTTGCGAGCGCGCGGGTCTCCTCGACGTTCGCCACGCTCACGGGCTGGCCGGCCATGGAGTTGTTCGTCATCGTGAGGACGATTGCGGGGATTCGCTCGGCGTCGACGTCCTCGGCGAGCGTTCGGACCGTCTCGACGTCGAGGTTCCCCTTGAACGCGCCCTCAGCGTCGGGATCATCGGCGCCCTCGACCGGACAGTCGACGGGATCGCCGCCGTTCTCGGCGACGTGTGCGCGCGTGGTGTCGAAGTGGGTGTTGTTCGGAACGACGTCGCCCTCCCCGACCAGGAGACCGTAGAGGACGTTCTCGGCACCCCGTCCCTGGTGGGTCGGTACCACTCGATCGAACCCCATCACCTCGGAGACGGCGGCCCGAAGGCGCTCGAAGCTCCGGCTGCCCGCGTACGCCTCGTCGCCCCGAACCATGGCGGCCCACTGGGCGTCGCTCATCGTACCGGTGCCGCTGTCGGTCAGCAGGTCGACGAACACGTCATCCGCGCCGAGGTCGAAGACGTTGTAGCCCGCCTCGCGGAGGCGTCCCTCGCGCTGCTCGCGGGGGAGGAGCCGGATCGGCGTCGCCATCGACGACTTGTAGGAAAACACGTCCGTGAATTCCGCGCCGACCGCTTAGTCCTAACCGTACCGATACGTACGCGACCGTCGGAAACCGTCCCTCGATCGACATCGCCGTTCACTCGTCGGGCGGGGCGAACTCCACGAGGGTCAGATCGCGATCCAGCATACAGTAGTCGTGTGGCGGATCGCCGAGCACCTCCCGGATCTTGTACTCCTGGTCGAACTCCGCGCCGTCGGGCACGCAGAACTCGTGGCTCGGACACTCGGTGTACGGACAGTCGCCCGCGAGCGCGCCCTTGCTGCCGGCGTAGGCCCGGCGTTCGGGGACGTTGGCCTTCACCGAGGCGGGTTCGACCTCGACCGCCTGGACGCCGGTGTCGTGGACGCCGCACTCGAGCGTCTGTGCCTTCTCACGGACGTCCGTCACGCGATACTTACGGCCCTCGGCCAGGTTGAGACACTGCGCACGGTAGGGACAGCCCTCACAGGCGTCGGCCTCGCCGTGGTAGACGAACTCCCGGCCCACCTCCGCCAGCCGCGTGCCGATGAGCGAGATCGTGGTCATGGTCGACGGTAGGTGTACGCGGCGGTTAAGCGTCTCGCCCGGTCAGTTCGTCGAGCCGATCGAGGTACGCCTCGCGGGGGACCTGGTAGGCCGAGCGATAGTCGAGTTCCCCCGCCGCGAACCGCCGGGCCAGTACGGCACTGCCCTCGAGGGCGCCCTCGCGGTCGTCGTAGCGCTCCTCCGCGAGCACGACGTCGGGTTCGAGATACAGGGTGGCGTGCCACTGTCGGGGTCGGTAGTCAGGCCGCCGCTGTTCGGGCCGGCGGTTCCGCTGTGGACCGTTGCTCAGGTAGAGCGTCGGGATACAGGCGGCGGGAAACGCCTGCGAGTCGAAGACGTCCGGCCGGTAGACGAACACCGTCCGGTCGGGCTCGTCGCTCCACCGCCGCCACCCCTCCGGCAGCTCCTCCATGTCCGATCGACGGCGGCCACGGACAAGGGCGCTCGGGTTCGACCTTCGACGGCTTCCCCCCGGGTTCGCCCGACCGGGCGGCGGGTCTTCGATCGGCGCGAACCCCCATATCGGAGAAAGGCTTATGCTAACGTGGCACACCATCACTAAACAGTATCGGTGTCCGCCCGCCGAACGACCCGCGCTGTACGCGTTCCCCTTCCGGCGAGTCCCCACGGGGGCGTTCCAGCGTTACGAAGTCCAGACATGATGACCGAAACCCGCCCACGATCTCCGCGTCGGCCCGCGTCGAATCAGTCGTGGCGGGAGGGTCTCGGCGTCGACACCGGATCGTCGGTGATGCAGTCCGGTCGGTCTCCCTCTACGCGCCTCTCGGCCCCCCACGAACCATGAACGGCGACATCAACACCCTCGAGACGATCAGTCAGCAGTACAGAGAGACGGTTCCCAGCGACCTCCGCGATGCCAAGAGCTTCGATTGGTATCTGGAGGCGGTCCAGGAGGACCCGCGGATCGCCCGTAACGCCCACCAGCGCGTCGCGGACATGTTCGACCACTACGGTACGCGCTACGACGAGGAGAGCGGCACCGTCGAGTACCTCCTCGCGAGCGAGGACCCGCTGGGCGACGGCGAGAACACCTTCTACGGCGAGGTGGTCCACCGCTCGATCCACGAGTTCGTCAACAAGGTGAAAAGCGGTGCCCGCGGGCTCGGCCCGGATCGCCGGATCAAGCTCCTGTTGGGCCCGGTCGGCTCCGGGAAATCGGCGTTCGACGCGCGGATCCGCGCCTACTTCGAGGACTACACCGCGAGCGACGCGGGCCGGATGTACACCTTCCGGTGGACCAACCTCTGTGACGTGATCCCCGATCAGGACCCCGCGGACGACGTGGTCCAGTCGCCGATGAACCAGGACCCGCTCGTGTTGCTTCCCCTCGAACAGCGCGAGGGGGTGATCGAGACGCTAAACGACCGACTCGACGCGCCCTACACCATTCGAAACGAGCAGTCGCTCGACCCCGCCTCGAGCTTCTACATGGATCGGCTGCTCGCCTACTACGACGACGACCTCCAGGCCGTCGTGGAGAACCACGTCGAGGTGATCCGCCTGCTCGCCGACGAGAACAAGCGCCAGTCGATCGAGACGTTCGAGCCCAAGGACAAGAAGAACCAGGACGAGACCGAACTCACGGGCGACGTCAACTACTCGAAGATCGCCGTCTACGGCGAGAGCGATCCGAGGGCGTTCGATTACTCGGGAGCGTTCTGCAACGCGAACCGCGGCATCTTCTCGGGCGAGGAGCTGTTGAAGCTCCAGAAGGAGTTCCTCTACGACTTCCTGCACGCGACCCAGGAACAGACGATCAAGCCGAAGAGCAACCCCCGGATCGACATCGACCAGGTGATCGTCGGACGCACCAACATGCCCGAGTACCGCGAGAAGAAGGGCGACGAGTCGATGGAGGCGTTCAACGACCGCACCAAGCGCATCGACTTCCCCTACGTGCTCGAGTACGAGGCGGAGGCGGAGATCTACCGCAAGCTGCTTCGGAACGCCGACGTTCCCGACATCCACGTCGAACCCCACGCACTGGAGATGGCCGGGATGTTCGGCGTTCTCACGCGGATCGAGGAGCCCGACACCGAGACGGTCGACCTGCTACAGAAGGCCAAGGCGTACAACGGCGAGTCGAGCGACGGCGACGACGTCGACGTGACCAAGCTCCGCGAGGAGGGCGAACAGAAGGCCGAGATCGCCGAGGCGATGGTGGGGGTCTCACCACGGTTCATCGGCGACGAGATCGCGGAAGCGATCATGAACTCGATGCACCGCGGGCGCACGTATCTGAGCCCGCTGTCGGTGTTCACCCACTTCGAGGAGAACCTCGAGAACCACGGTTCGATCCCCGAGGAGAACTTCGAGCGCTACCACCGTTACCTCGAACTCGTGCGCGAGGAGTACCGCGAGCGCGCGATCGAGGACGTCCGCCACGCGCTCGCGTACGACCTCGACGAGATCCGCCGCCAGGGCGAGAAGTACATGGATCACGTGATGGCCTACATCGACGACGACACCGTCCCCGACGAACTCACGGGTCGCGAACAGGAGCCCGACGAGACGTTCCTCAGGGCCGTCGAGCAGAAGCTCGACATCCCCGAGGACCGCAAGGACGACTTCCGTCAGGAGGTCTCGAACTGGGTCTCCAGGAGAGCCCGCGAGGGCGAGGCGTTCAGCCCCGAGGACAACGACCGGCTGCGCCGCGCGCTCGAGCGCAAGCTCTGGGAGGACAAGAAACACAACATCAACTTCTCGGCGCTGGTGAGCGCGAACGAGCTCGACGACGACGACCGAAACGCCTGGGTCGACGCGCTGATCGACCAGGGCTACTCGCGCGAGGGCGCAATGGAGGTACTCGAGTTCGCCGGCGCCGAGGTCGCCAAAAGCGAGCTCGAGGGCGCATGATCGGCACCGACTACGTCCACGCGGCCGACCGGGAGCTCGACGAGGCCTACGAGGAGCCGATGGGTCTCGACGAGTACGTCGATCGGCTGTTCGAACGGCCCTCGATCGGCGCACACGCCTCGAAGTACCTCGTCTCGGCGATCGAGGCCGCCGGTACCCGGATCGTCGTCGAGGAGGGCGAGGAGCGCGAACGCTACCGCTTCTTCGACGACCCGTACAACGACGGCGAGCACGCCATCCTCGGCAACACCGAGGTGCTCAACGCGTTCGTCGACGACCTGCGATCGATCGCCGCGGGCCGGGGAAAGGACGAGAAGATCATCTGGTTCGACGGCCCCACGGCGACGGGGAAGTCCGAACTCAAGCGCTGTCTGATAAACGGGCTACGCGAGTACTCGAAGACGCCCGAGGGACGACGCTACACCCTCGAGTGGAACGTCGCGAGCGCCGAGGACTCGCCGGGGTTGACCTACGGCGACGCCCCTCGTGTCGACGAGGACAGCTGGTATCAGAGTCCGGTCCAGTCGCATCCGCTCTCGGTGTTTCCGGAGCCCGTCCGCGAGAAGCTGGTCGACGACCTCAACGCCGAGACCGATGATCAGTCGCCGATCCGCGTGGAGACGGACCTGGATCCGTTCTGCCGGGAGGCCTACGACTACCTCGAGAAACGTTACCGGCGCGAGGACGTCCCCGACCTGTTCTCGGCGGTGACGGACGAGCGTCACCTCCGGGTGAGCAACTACGTCGTCGGCGTCGGCCAGGGGATCGGCGTCCTCCACTCGGAGGACGAGGGCCGGCCCAAGGAACGGCTCGTCGGAAGCTGGATGGCGGGGATGCTCCAGAAGCTCGACTCCAGGGGACGAAAGAACCCCCAGGCGTTCAGTTACGACGGCGTGCTCTCGCAGGGCAACGGCCTGCTCACGATCGTCGAGGACGCCACCCAGCACGCGGACCTGCTCCAGAAGCTGCTCAACGTCCCCGACGAGCGCCACGTGAAGCTCGATAAGGGGATCGGCATGGACGTCGACACCCAGCTGCTGATCATCTCGAACCCGGATCTGGAGGCACAGCTCAACCAGCACGCGGACCGCAACGGCACCGACCCGCTGAAGGCGCTGAAACGCCGTCTCGATAAACACGAGTTCCGGTATCTGACGAACCTCCGACTCGAGTCGGAGCTGATCCACCGCGAGCTCACCGGCGAAACCGCGATCTGGGAGGGCGTCGACGGCGACGAGCTCCGCGAGCGCGTCGAGGCGTCGCTCGTGGTCCCGATCAGCGAGGGCGAGGGTCACGTCGTCGAGCGCGAGCTCGCCCCCCACACCGTCGAGGCGGCGGCGCTCTACAGCGTCGTCACGCGTCTCGATTCGGAGGACCTTCCCGAGGGACTCAGCCTCGTCGAGAAGGCGCTGCTGTTCGATCGGGGGTATCTCCAGGAGGAGGACGAGCGCCTCGACGCCGACGACATCGGGCTCGAGGCGACCGGCGACGACGGCACCCACGGGGTACCCGTCACGTTCACCCGCGACGTGATCGCGGATCTACTCAACGGCGAGCGCGACCGCACTCATCCAGACCTCCCCGTCGAGAACGTCCTCATGCCGCGGGACGTGCTCAACGAGATGGCCGACGAGCTCCACGCCGCGCCGATGTTCTCGCGGGCCGAACGCCGCGAGTTCGAGGACCGGCTGGTTCCCGTGAAGAACCACGTCTTCGAGCGCCAGGAGGCGGATGTCGTCGGCGCGATCATGCACGAGAAACGCGTCGACGAGCGGACCGTCGAGGAGTACGTCGAGCACGTCTACGCCTGGGCCACCGAGGAGACGGTGACGAACGCGCGCGGCCAGCGGGTCGAACCCGACCCGTTGAAGATGAAGGTGTTCGAGATCGAACACCTCGGACGGTTCGGCGAGGACGACTACGAGGGGACGACCTCGAACCCGCTGGTGACGAAGTTCCGCCGCGACCGGATCATCACTGCGTTGAACCGCCACGCGTGGCGCAACCGCGACGAGGACTTCTCGATCGACGAGGTGAACCTGCTCGACATCCCCGTGATCCGGGACGTCCTCGAGAGCCACGACTGGGAGGACGTCGCCCGGGTCTACGACGACCTCGACCCGCGCCAGTGGGACGACCCGCCGGCGAACACCGAGACGGCGGCGATCAAGGAGCGCACGGTCGAAACCATGGTCGAACAGTTCGGCTACTCGTCGGCGTCGGCCGAGCTGACCAGCCGCCACGTCATGGGACAGGTGAGCTACCAATGGGACTGAGGGACGACCTCGAGCGGTACCGCGAGGTGGGCGAGAAGCGTCGCCAGGACCTCGCGGAGTTCATCCAGTACGGCGACCTCGGGGGCGAACGCGGCGACATCCGGATCCCGATTAAGATCGTCTCGCTGCCGGAGTTCGCCTACGACCAGCTCGATACGGGCGGCGTGGGCCAGGGCGACGGCGGCACGCCCGAGCCCGGCGACCAGGTCGGCCAGCCCCAACCACAACCCGGCGAGGGCGACGAGGGCGAGGCCGGTGAGGAGGGCGGCGATCACGAGTACTACGAGATGGACCCCGAGGAGTTCGCCCAGGAGCTCGACGAGCGTCTTGGGCTCGACCTCGAGCCCAAAGGTAAGAAGGTCGAGACCGAGGAGGAGGGCGAGTACACCGATCGCACCCGGACGGGGCCGGATAGCACGCTCGACGTTGAACGCCTGTTCAAGGAGGGGTTGAAGCGAAAGCTCGCCACGGAGTTCGACGAGAAGTATGTCCGGGAACTGCTCCGCGTCGAGGGGATGACCGCTCAGGAGGCGTTCCGGTGGGCCCGTGAGAACCACATCCCCGTCTCGCGGGCCTGGATCGACGACGCGTTCGAGTCGATCCCCGACGAGGAGCGCGGGCGCTGGCGCTCGATCGAGGAGATGCAGGAGCGGGTCGAGCGCGAGCCGCTCTCCCAACGCATCCGCCGCGAGGGGATCGGTCACGTTCCGTTCCGCCGTGAGGACGAGCGCTATCGCTACCCGGAGGTCGTCAAGAAGCCCCAGCACAACGTCGTCGTGGTGAACATCCGCGACGTCTCGGGCTCGATGCGCGAGGACAAGCGCGAACTCGTCGAGCGGACGTTCACGCCGCTCGACTGGTATCTGACCGGGAAGTACGACACCGCCGAGTTCGTCTACATCGCCCACGACGCTACCGCCTGGGAGGTCGAACGCGAGGAGTTCTTCGGCATTCGGTCGGGCGGCGGCACCAAGATCTCGAGCGCCTACGAACTCGCTGCGGAACTGCTCGAGGAGCACTATCCCTGGAGCGAGTGGAACCGGTACGTCTTCGCCGCGGGCGACTCGGAGAACTCCTCGAACGACACCGAGGAGCGGGTGGTCCCGCTGATGGAGGAGATCGACGCGAACCTCCACGCCTACGTCGAGACCCAGCCGAGCGGCAGCGCGATCAACGCTACCCACGCCGAGGAGGTCGAACGTCGTCTGGGCGACCGGGACAACGTCGCCGTCGCGTACGTCTCCGGACCCGACGACGTGACCGACGCGATCTACGAGATACTGAGCACGGAGGACGAATCATGAGTCTCAACAGATACCACGCCCAACGCGTGGCGGACGAACTGGAGGAACCGGTCCGGGAGGCGAACGAACTCGCCCGAAAGCTCGGACTCGAGCCGTACCCGGTGAACTACTGGATCGTCGACAACGACGAGATGAACGAGCTGATCGCCTACGACGGGTTCCAGGAGCGCTATCCCCACTGGCGCTGGGGGATGAAGTACGACCGCCAGCGGAAGACCAACCAGTACGTCGGCGGGAAGGCGTTCGAACTCGTCAACAACGACGATCCCTCGAACGCCTTCCTCCAGGAGTCGAACTCGCTGGCCGACCAGAAGGCGGTCATCACCCACGTCGAGGCCCACGCCGACTTCTTCGCGAACAACCGGTGGTTCGGGCTGTTCACCGGCGACGAAGCGGCCCGAAGCCCCGCCGCCGCCGCCCTGCTCTCGCGTCACGCCAGAACGGTCGAGTCGGCGATGGCGGACCCCGAGATCGACCGCAGCGAGGTCGAACGGTGGATCGACAACGTGCTCTGTGTCGAGGACGTGATCGATCAGCACCGCGCGTTCTCCCGGGAGCGCGTCGAGGAGTCGATCGACGAGGACGAGGACATCGAGGCGGCGCTCGAGGGACTCGGGCTGAGCGAGGAGGTCAGGCGGGAGGTCTTCGACGAGGCCTGGCTCGAACGCCACGCGGGCGAGGGCCGTTCGGGGTCGTTCCCCGAGACGCCGGAGCCGGACCTACTCGCGTTCCTGCGAGAACACGGGAAGCGCTACGACGGGGAGGCCGACCGTGCCCGGGAGATGGATCCCTGGCAGCGCGAGATCCTCGAGATGCTCCGAACGGAGTCGTACTACTTCGCGCCTCAGCGGATGACGAAGGTGATGAACGAGGGGTGGGCCGCCTACTGGGAGTCGATGATGATGGGCGAGGAGGGGTTCGCGGAGGCCGACGAGTTCATCGACTACGCCGACCACCAGGCCCGGGTGCTGGGATCGCCGGGGCTCAACCCCTACAAGCTCGGAAAGGAGCTCTGGGAGTACGTCGAGAACACGACGAACCGGCGAGAGGTCATCGACAAGCTCCTGCGGACCGAGGGGGTGACGTGGCGAAACTTCCACGACGTAGTCGACTTCGATCGCGTTCAGGAACTCCTCGAAGCGCGTGCGCCGCTCGCACACATCGGCAGCGATCGGCTTAACGCGCTTTCCGGCCTCGACGACCGGCTGGTCGATCGGGAGGCCATCGAGCGCGCTCGAGACGGCGAGATCGACGTCGATCGCTATCCGTGGAAGGTACTGACGTTCGAGGGACTCGCAGAGCGCCATTACTCGCTGGTCAAACCGCAGAACCGCGGCTATCTCCGGCGGATCGGGCAGAGCAACCTCGAACGGATCGGACGGTACGTCCTCGACGACGCCCTCTATGCGAGCGTCGAGGAGGCGATCGCCGCCGTCGATCGGACCGCCGGTTGGGATCGGATGCGCGAGATCCGCGAGAGCCACAACGACGTCACCTTCATCGACGAGTTCCTCACCCAGGAGTTCGTCGACCGCCACGAGTACTTCACCTACGAGTACGCCTACGCTACCGGCGACTACCGGGCGACCAGCACCGACGCCGAGGACGTGAAGAAGAAGCTGCTGTTGCAGTTCACCAACTTCGGCAAGCCGACGATCGAGGTCCACGACGGCAACTACGCGAACCGTAACGAACTGCTGCTCGGCCACCGATACAACGGGATCGCCCTCGACGTGGGCCAAGCGAAACAGACGCTGGTTCGCGTCTTCGAGCTGTGGGGCCGGCCGGTCAACCTCATGACGATCCGCAAGGAAGTCTCGGAGAAGGCCGTCGAGGTCGCCCGTCGGCGTAACCGCGAGCCCGAACCCGAGGAGCGAGGGGTGATGATCCGATACGACGGAAGCGAGTTCGAGACCACCGATCTCGAGCCCGAGCAGGTCGAAGCCATCGAGGCGAGCGATATCGACTACGACACGAAGCCCGATGAGTGGCTCGCCTGAACCGTTCGCTGTCCGACCGATCCGACCGACCGGTAACGAACCGTTACCGTCCCCACGGGGATGTTAATGTCCTCAAACGGTTCGCTGCAAGAATACGTTACAATCATAACAGTTCGATCTGACGTGTTACGCGATGGAGAGGGACTGGAGGGGCGGTGAACGCCGAGGTCACCGCCATGAGTGAGGAGTCGACGGCGATCGACGAAGGGGATATACACGACGTCCTGCGAAACGCCCGACGGCGGGAGCTGATCTCCTTTCTCGGTCGACACGACGGCTACGCGACGATCCAGGAGCTCTCGGAACACATCGCACGACTCGAAAGCGGGGAGGATCCGCCGCCACAGAACGTTCGCCAGAGCGTGTACGTCTCGTTGCACCAGACCCATCTACCGAAACTCGAGGCGCTCGGAATCGTCGAGTACGACACCGACAGCAAGGACGTCACGCTCCGGGACCGGGCGTCTCAGATCGAGGAGTACACGAGATCGCCGAACGGGGACGATCGGTGGCCGGAACTGTACGTCGGCCTGGGGACGCTCGGCGCACTGCTCTCCGTCGGAGCGACGGTCGTGGGCATCGACGGTGGACTCGCGACGCTTCCGGTGTTCATCGTGATCATACTGCTGGCCAGCTATCAAGCCTGGGACCAGTAGGGTCGAACGTTCCGTCGGTCGCCGTCTCCGTTCCCGCGGTTGGAGGTCGCTCTTCGACCACGATACGATCCGTACGTCGAGGATGCGGGTCGGGTCCGTGGCGTACGATCCGTCCTCTACCCATACCCTAAACTACCTTACATGTCGAATAACGGTAGTTATGGTGTGCGAAATTCGATGAACTATATTCTGTATTTATTATACTTCCCGGAAATGTACGATTGGCATCATGAGTACCAGAACGACGGTCGACGACGCGTCCACGGAGACCAGCGACGGCTCGCTCTCCATCGCCAAGGATGACCTCTTTCACCTCCTTCAGAACGGCCGCCGCCGCGCGGCGCTCCGCTATTTCGCCGCTCAACCCGAGCGCGAGGAGTTCGACATGCGAACGCTCGCGGAAGAGATCGCCGCGTGGGAGAACGGGATCCCGGTCCAGCAATTGGACTCCGACCAGCGCCAGCGGGTGTACATCGCGCTCTACCAGTCTCATCTCCCCAAACTCGACGACTACGGCGTCATCGAGTACAACCAGTCGCGCGGGATCATTCGACCGACCGCGCTGACCGCCCTGTTCGAGCCGTACCTCGCCACGGAGTTCCGCACCGAGACCGCAGACCAGTGCATTACGGTACCGAACGACCGATCCGCTTTCGGTATCGCCACCGTGCGATCGTTGCTGGATCGCTGAGGTCGAATCGCCCGCGTCGACGAGCCCAAACCCGCTTGTCGAACGTCCCCTCGCTCCGGATCGTCTCGCGGGAGACCCGCGGACGGCGTCGATCGTGTTCGGACGGATGATCGACGGCTACGGCTAGGCGTCCGCGACGTCTACTCGGTGCAGACGTACATGGCTCCTTCCTGATCGACGAGTTCAGTCGCCGTGAGCGTCTGGAGCAACGAGTACAGCGTGATCTTCTTCATGCCGAGCGCCATGTGGAGTTCGTTGATCGTCGCTTCGTTCTCGATCTTCAGATAGAGGTAGACGAGTTTGGAGCCGGCCGTGTTCAGCGTCTCCGGAAGCTGGTACTGGTACTGTTGGACGTTGCTCATGCGAACCCATCACACTGCAGTTCCTAAAAGCCCCCACCTGACATCGAAACGAGTCGCCGTCCGGGAGGAGAATCGAAGACACCGCTTGCGAACCGTCGATCGCTTCGAACGGCCGCGATAAGTGACGTCCTGACAGCAACTCGGTTCGATCTCCCCGTAACTCACGTCGGCTCGACGGTTCCTTCCCCGGCTCAGACGACGCCCCTCGCTCCTTGGCGGAGGAGATTCCTCCTCGTCACGCTCACCGCCGGGACGAGGAACGATCTAATCGATCACAACCCACCCGCGGCCGGAGAACGGGGAAACAGAGGTCTCCCCCTTGAACGAACCGCTTAGCTCTCTTTCGGGCAGTCGTCGTCAGCGTCGTCCGTCGCAGCGACACCGTCCCCGTCCGCGTCCGTCACATCCTCGTCGTCGTCACCGGACTTCTCGTCCATGTCCTCGTCGTCTCCATCATCCCTGTCGAGTTCTTGCGTTTGGCCGTCCTCATCGTCAGAGTCGTCCGACGTGTCGACTTCGAAGACGACCTCCTGAACGCCGGCGTGCTCGTCACTCATGATTCCGAGCGTCTTTGACTGGTTGCGCACGACGGTCTCGAACATGACGACGTCCTCGGGCTCGCCAGCGAGGAGTTCGATCACGACTTCACCATCGGCGTTCGTCTCACGGGTCTCCGTTGCCTCTTCGTCGACGGTGCCGGGCGGCCAGAGCGTTACGGGCTCACCCTCGACCGGGTCGTCGTTCTGATCGACCACGCGGACGATCCCGGTCGCCGTGTCGTCGCTCATGTCGAGCGTCACGCTGACTTCCGGATCGGTATCGTCGACAGTTGCCGGAGTGGCCGCTGGGCCGGTGACGTCGTCGTGCTCGACGATGACGTCATACTCGCCGCTCTCGACGTCGAACGTGACCGTGCCGTCGCTATCCGTTTCGCCGCTCGCGACTTCTTCGCCGCCGTCGGACGTGACGACGCTCACGTTCGCGCCCTCAACGGACTCGTCGTTCTCGTCGACGACGGTGATGGTCAGCGTCCGCTCCGACTCGTCTCCGCCATCGCCCGGGTCGGATTCACCGGAGCCAGCGGTCGAAACGACCGTGTTCCCATCGGGATCGAGCAGCGCGATCTCGTCACTCCCATCGTTGCGCAGCACGTGGCCATCGTAGGGATCGACCAGCGTGACGTCGGTGCTGTCCGTGGTTTCAT comes from the Halalkalicoccus sp. CG83 genome and includes:
- a CDS encoding lamin tail domain-containing protein yields the protein MSDGPRATTNRRTVLKAGGTLALAGLITPAATVAQTDLPIEIEQNAKEEYVVLRNVGDDDVDLTGYSINFEAEDEDYDQVRQLSGDVTLASGEEVTVATGDETTDSTDVTLVDPYDGHVLRNDGSDEIALLDPDGNTVVSTAGSGESDPGDGGDESERTLTITVVDENDESVEGANVSVVTSDGGEEVASGETDSDGTVTFDVESGEYDVIVEHDDVTGPAATPATVDDTDPEVSVTLDMSDDTATGIVRVVDQNDDPVEGEPVTLWPPGTVDEEATETRETNADGEVVIELLAGEPEDVVMFETVVRNQSKTLGIMSDEHAGVQEVVFEVDTSDDSDDEDGQTQELDRDDGDDEDMDEKSGDDDEDVTDADGDGVAATDDADDDCPKES
- a CDS encoding DUF7344 domain-containing protein, giving the protein MSTRTTVDDASTETSDGSLSIAKDDLFHLLQNGRRRAALRYFAAQPEREEFDMRTLAEEIAAWENGIPVQQLDSDQRQRVYIALYQSHLPKLDDYGVIEYNQSRGIIRPTALTALFEPYLATEFRTETADQCITVPNDRSAFGIATVRSLLDR
- a CDS encoding SpoVR family protein, producing MSLNRYHAQRVADELEEPVREANELARKLGLEPYPVNYWIVDNDEMNELIAYDGFQERYPHWRWGMKYDRQRKTNQYVGGKAFELVNNDDPSNAFLQESNSLADQKAVITHVEAHADFFANNRWFGLFTGDEAARSPAAAALLSRHARTVESAMADPEIDRSEVERWIDNVLCVEDVIDQHRAFSRERVEESIDEDEDIEAALEGLGLSEEVRREVFDEAWLERHAGEGRSGSFPETPEPDLLAFLREHGKRYDGEADRAREMDPWQREILEMLRTESYYFAPQRMTKVMNEGWAAYWESMMMGEEGFAEADEFIDYADHQARVLGSPGLNPYKLGKELWEYVENTTNRREVIDKLLRTEGVTWRNFHDVVDFDRVQELLEARAPLAHIGSDRLNALSGLDDRLVDREAIERARDGEIDVDRYPWKVLTFEGLAERHYSLVKPQNRGYLRRIGQSNLERIGRYVLDDALYASVEEAIAAVDRTAGWDRMREIRESHNDVTFIDEFLTQEFVDRHEYFTYEYAYATGDYRATSTDAEDVKKKLLLQFTNFGKPTIEVHDGNYANRNELLLGHRYNGIALDVGQAKQTLVRVFELWGRPVNLMTIRKEVSEKAVEVARRRNREPEPEERGVMIRYDGSEFETTDLEPEQVEAIEASDIDYDTKPDEWLA
- a CDS encoding DUF7344 domain-containing protein, with amino-acid sequence MSEESTAIDEGDIHDVLRNARRRELISFLGRHDGYATIQELSEHIARLESGEDPPPQNVRQSVYVSLHQTHLPKLEALGIVEYDTDSKDVTLRDRASQIEEYTRSPNGDDRWPELYVGLGTLGALLSVGATVVGIDGGLATLPVFIVIILLASYQAWDQ